The following coding sequences are from one Ursus arctos isolate Adak ecotype North America unplaced genomic scaffold, UrsArc2.0 scaffold_23, whole genome shotgun sequence window:
- the LRRN4CL gene encoding LRRN4 C-terminal-like protein codes for MLGSPCLLWLLAVTFSLVPTTRPLAPQALKEEEEDETPGPPPPAVLCDYDSCRHLQVPCRELQRAGPKACLCPGLSSPAQPPAPPRLGEVHVVAEDSSAVVHWCAPSSPVHQYWLLLREGSGATQKGPPLNSTVRQAELKGLMPGGVYVVCVVAANGAGESSVPPAGAEGLEGVGGPAFGPCGRLAVPPRPVTLVHTAVGVGTVLALLTCSALVWHFCLRERWGCPHRPASQPTAGL; via the coding sequence atgctgggctctCCCTGCCTTCTGTGGCTCCTGGCTGTCACCTTCTCCTTAGTTCCCACAACGCGGCCCTTGGCCCCTCAAGCCCttaaggaagaggaggaagatgagacACCAGGGCCGCCTCCGCCGGCAGTCCTCTGTGACTACGACAGTTGCCGCCACCTGCAGGTGCCGTGCAGGGAGCTGCAGAGGGCCGGGCCCAAGGCCTGCCTGTGCCCTGGGCTCTCCAGCCCCGCCCAGCCGCCTGCCCCGCCGCGCCTGGGAGAAGTGCACGTCGTGGCCGAGGACAGCAGCGCCGTGGTGCACTGGTGTGCCCCCTCCTCCCCGGTCCACCAGTACTGGCTGCTGCTCCGGGAAGGCAGTGGGGCTACCCAGAAGGGGCCCCCGCTCAACTCCACGGTCCGCCAAGCAGAACTGAAGGGACTGATGCCTGGGGGCGTTTATGTCGTTTGCGTGGTGGCTGCTAACGGGGCTGGAGAAAGCAGCGTACCCCCAGCAGGTGCAGAGGGccttgagggggtggggggccccgCTTTCGGGCCCTGTGGCAGGCTGGCCGTGCCCCCCAGACCCGTTACCCTGGTGCACACGGCCGTAGGGGTGGGCACGGTGCTGGCCCTGCTGACCTGCTCTGCTCTGGTCTGGCACTTCTGCCTGCGGGAGCGTTGGGGCTGCCCCCACCGGCCGGCCTCCCAGCCAACAGCAGGGCTCTGA